TCTTAGGTTATATAGTATGACAGCATAAGAAATCACCAAGATGAAGAAAGTTACCAAAGAAACCATCCCTGAATTGGCAACCACTAAAATGTTGATAGTATGGGTGTCAGTACAGACCAGTTTCAGAAGGGGCTTGACATCACAGAAAAAATGATCTACCTGATTGAGGTCACAGAAAGATAAGTTGGCTACCATGAGAGTTTGGGCAAATGAATGCAGAAGGGCTAACCCACAGGCAGCCAGGATTAATAGGTGGCATGTCAGCTTGTTCATGATTGCCATGTAGCGTAGGGGTCTGCAGATCGCCACGTAACGGTCGAAAGCCATTCCCACGAGAATGAAGATCTCAACCCCGCCGAAGAAATGCACAGCAAAGAGTTGAGCCATACAGTTGGAAAAAGAAATTGTTTTGCTCCCACCAAGTAGGTTTCGGATCATCTGGGGAACAACAGTGGAGGTATAACAGAGATCCATGGCAGACAACAGACTGAGAAAGAAATACATAGGCTGGTCGATCAGGTGGCTACATCTGATGGTGATGAAAATGAGAAGATTTCCCAAGAAGACTATAAGGTAACATGTTAAGAACAGGATGGAGCACAGTGTTTGTACCTCCAGGTTTGGGGAAAATCCCATGAGAACAAATTCAGTGACGTTGTTGTCCATGTGTTCCGTGAAATCAGTGAGGGTGCAGGAAAGCTTTAAATGCTCTGAAATAATACCAGATATACAAAATTAATCAATTGTTTTCAATGGCTCGTTCATGTAAGTGATTCCTTACCTTAGAGGACtgtggttctaatccaagctctgtcatgtacccactgtgtgaccttgggcaagtcccttcacttctttgtgccttagtttcctcatccacaaaatggggattcaatacctgttctcccttctacttagactatgaagccTATGTGGGATCAGGTTATCttgcacttaccccagtgcttagcacagtgcttaccaaatagcggcacaagaagcagcatggctcagtggaaagagcacaggcttaggagtcaggggttgtggattctaatcccagatcctccacctgacagctgtgtgatcttgggcaagtcacataacttctcggtgcctcagttccctcatctgtaaaatggggattacgactgtgagcctcacgtgagacaacctgattaccctgtgtctaccccagcacttagaacagtgctcggcacatagtaagcgcttaacaaataccaacattagtagtagtagtagatagATCATTATCTTAGAATATTTTCATTCCAATTCAGAACTTCAATTCAACTTGACTGCTGCACCACAAAGCAAGTTGTAATCATTTCTAAAAATAGTGAAATctagaatgaaacaaaaatattCCAATTGCTAAATGGTACAGGAGGAATCCCTCCAGATACGAGAAGAGGTTCGTCATACCGTACAAATGTTCACCTGATGAATGGGCCTGCAGAGTGAGGGAGTAAGATGACTCACAAGATCTGCAATCCACGGAAGCTTTACCGAGGCATCTGTAGAAGTCAAAGGGGAAGACTTGACTTCCTGCCGAATGCCATCTTGGCCGCCTCCTCCCAGTCATCTCCCCAACACATTCAACCCCTGGcagctgagctcctcatcttccctttggTCACTGCCCAGTGATGTTGTAACGTAGATAGTTGGTTCCAAGCAGCTTATCTCACCCAATGACCTAGGTCAACACCTGTGGCCAGGAGTATCCCAAAGGAATCTGCAGCCTTGAGAGGCTTTCTGGAGGCCAAGGAATTTGGCAacgagaatcagtgtggcctagcggatagagcatgggcccagaagtcagaagaacctgggttctaaacctggctctgccactcatctgctgttgtgaccttgggaaatcacttcacttccctgtacctcagttacctcatcagtaaaatgagaagtaaaacttg
This portion of the Ornithorhynchus anatinus isolate Pmale09 chromosome 3, mOrnAna1.pri.v4, whole genome shotgun sequence genome encodes:
- the LOC114810010 gene encoding olfactory receptor 4P4-like; amino-acid sequence: MDNNVTEFVLMGFSPNLEVQTLCSILFLTCYLIVFLGNLLIFITIRCSHLIDQPMYFFLSLLSAMDLCYTSTVVPQMIRNLLGGSKTISFSNCMAQLFAVHFFGGVEIFILVGMAFDRYVAICRPLRYMAIMNKLTCHLLILAACGLALLHSFAQTLMVANLSFCDLNQVDHFFCDVKPLLKLVCTDTHTINILVVANSGMVSLVTFFILVISYAVILYNLRTYSASDRYRALSTCSSHITVVVIFFVPCIFTYTLPPNAINEDQVFAVLYTVLAPMLNPFIYTLRNLEMKTAIRKVWYKKAFLRKKQNQ